A window of Bradyrhizobium sp. AZCC 1719 genomic DNA:
ATCGAGAACGAATTTCTTCTTGCCGCCCTTGGGGGCGCTGGGGCCCGCCTCGGATCCATAGGTCGAATTGAAGACGCCGGGCTGCGCCGCGCGCTCGGCCTCGGTATCCGACGTGGCCTGAGCCTGCGGCGGCGCGCTTGGCGGCAAATCGAGCCCGCCCTTGCGTCCGCAGCCCCCGAGTGCGAGCGCGGTCACGCTCAACAGGATGATGGCCCATCCCGATGATGACGGGCGGTAGTTACTGATCACGACGAAATCCCCAATGCGCGCCGCACCATACAAAGGTTGCCGCAGTCTGGCGAGTGCCGATCGGCCACGGAAACCCAAGAAAAACCCAAGGAAACCCAAGAAATTGCAGCGAAATTTTTCACTCAGCCCGATTTTCGCTCTTTTTCCAGCCGCTTCAGCCAGGCTTTGGCCTGCGAAAGCACGTTCTTCGGCGCGGTGCCACCATAGCTGGTCCGGCTTTTGACCGAGGCCTCCACCGACAGCACGCGCAGGGCATCGGCTGTGATCTTGGGCTCGACTTCCTGCATCGCCTTCAGCGGCAATTCGTGCAGCGCCACGCCTTGCTTCGACGCGAGCGCCACGATTCGCCCGGTAACATGATGGGCGTCGCGGAACGGCATTTTCAGCGTCCGCACCAGCCAGTCGGCGAGGTCAGTGGCGGTGGCATAGCCCTCGCCGGCCGCGGCCTTCATCCTGTTCTCGTCGGGGACGAGATCGAGGACCATGCCGGTCATCGCGCGAATCGCGAGCGAGAGCGCGGAAAACGCCTCCATCGCGCCCTGCTTGTCCTCCTGCATGTCCTTTTGATAGGCGAGCGGCAGCCCTTTCATCACGATCAAAAGCCCATTGAGCGCGCCGATCACTCGGCCGGTCTTGGCGCGCACCAGTTCGGCCGCGTCCGGATTGCGCTTTTGCGGCATGATCGAGGAGCCGGTGGTGAACTTGTCGGAGAGCCGCACCAGCCCCACCAGCGGCGAGGTCCAGATCACGATTTCCTCGGCAAAGCGCGACATGTGCACGGCCGCGATCGACGCCGCCGACAGGGTTTCGAGCACGAAGTCGCGGTCCGATACCGCGTCCAGCGAATTGGCCATGGGGCGGTCGAAACCGAGCGCCCTGGCGGTGGCAGGGCGATCGATCGGAAACGAGGTTCCGGCGAGCGCCGCGGCGCCGAGCGGCGATTCGTTCAGCCGCTTGCGCGCGTCGGCAAAACGGCCGCGGTCGCGCGCCACCATCTCGACATAGGCGAGCAGATGATGCCCGAAGGTGACGGGCTGGGCGGTCTGCAGATGGGTGAAGCCCGGCATCACGGTTGCGGCATGCTCCAGCGCGCGGGCAGCCAAAGCGTGCTGGAAGGCGGCTAGCGCCGCATCGGTCTCGTCGATCGTGTCGCGGACATAGAGCCGGAAATCGGTCGCCACCTGGTCATTGCGTGAGCGCGCGGTGTGCAGCCGCCCAGCGGCGGGCCCTATCAATTCGGAAAGCCGACTCTCGACATTCATATGGATGTCTTCGAGCGCGCGCTTGAAGTCGAACGAGCCCTTGCCGATCTCTGACAAAATCGTGTCTAGACCCTTGCCGATATTTTTCGCATCACTCGCGGTGATAATGCCTTGCGCGGCCAGCATTGCAGCGTGGGCCTTGGACGCCGCGATGTCCTGGGCATAGAGGTGACGATCGACGTCGATCGAGACGTTGATTTCCTCCATGATCGCATCGGGGCGCTCGCTGAACCGGCCGCCCCACATCTTGTTGCTCATGACTTCCCAAGCCCTGCCATCTATATCGTCGTAGCCGCGAAACGCCGCGCGGGTTTCGACCGTAATTCGACCGTAACCTTGAGCCCTGCATAGCCGTATCTGACACAGGATGACAAACGATATGCCCGAAATGTCCCCGCCCCGCCCCGCCCCGAGGCGCCGGATCCCGATCGCCATCGGCGCGGTGGCGGCTGCGGGCGTGGTCGGATTGGGCGCATTCTACGGGCTCGGCAGCTTCAAGCGCGGAACGGGCGGCGATCCGTCCTGTGCGGCAGCCGTCGAACTGGCCCGCAGGATATCGCCATTGGCGCATGGCGAGGTGGCCGCGCTGACCATGGCGACGACCCCATTGCGGCTGCCCGACCTCGCCTTCGAGGATGCCGAGGGCAAGCCGAGGAAGCTGTCGGAATGGCGCGGCAAGACCGTGCTGGTGAACCTGTGGGCCACCTGGTGCGTGCCTTGTCGCAAGGAAATGCCGGCGCTGGAGAACCTGCAGGCCAAGCTCGGCGGCAAGGATTTCGAGGTGGTCGCCATCAACATCGACACCCGCGACCCCGAGAAGCCGAAGAACTTCCTCAAAGAGGCCAATCTGACCCGGCTCGGCTATTTCGCCGATCAGAAAGCCAAGGTTTTTCAGGATCTTAAGAACATAGGCAAGGCGCTGGGCATGCCTACTTCAGTGCTGGTCGATGGCCAGGGCTGCGAGATCGCCACCCTTGCCGGCCCCGCCGAATGGGCCAGCGAGGACGCCATCAAGCTGATCAAGGGCGCGATGCAGCCGATGAAGGCGGGGCCTTAGGGGACTGAGATACGCCGGCGCTGGCCCCCGACCTCTCCTGCCAGAACTCATGCTTGAGGAGCCGCGTCAGCGCCGTCTCGAAGGATGAATGACACCAGCGGGGCCACATGGTTCGAGACGCGCGATGACGCGCTCCTCACCATGAGGGTCTAATGGTTCTTTCGGGGATGTTATCAGGCCGCAATATTGAGGTTGCCGCCGACGCCGGGGGCGAGATTGGCGGTCGAGGGCGCGCCGAGCAGCGTCTGAACCGCGGCCTTCTCGGCGTCTGCATTCTGCTTGATGATCGAGGTCTGGATCTGCTGCTGCGTGCCCGCCGCCTGCATCGCAAGCATGCTCGAAACCATAGCCATCATATCCATACGCAGCACTCCTCAAACCTGAGGGCACCGTACCCCGGCACCGGTTAATGAAATCTGGAGATTGAGGGGATGTAGGGTGGGCAAAGCGAAGCGTGCCCACCATTTCGAGCATATTCGGAGACGTGGTGGGCACGCTATTGCTTAGCCCACCCTACGGCACTGCGATCTTCAGCGCGTCGGGACCGGTTTGTCGCCGCGGTAGTCGTAGAAGCCGCGCTGCGTCTTGCGCCCCAGCCAGCCGGCCTCGACATATTTCACCAGCAGCGGGCACGGCCGGTATTTCGAATCCGCCAGCCCCTCATGCAGCACCTGCATGATCGACAGACAGGTATCGAGCCCGATGAAATCCGCCAGTTCCAGCGGCCCCATCGGATGGTGCGCGCCGAGCTTCATGGCGGCGTCGATCGCCTCGACGTTGCCGACGCCTTCATAGAGCGTGTAGATCGCCTCGTTGATCATCGGCAGCAGGATGCGGTTAACGATGAAGGCCGGGAAATCCTCCGACACCGCGATCTGCTTGCCGAGTTTCGTGACGAATTCCCTGGCGGTGTCGAATGTCAAATCGTCGGTGGCGATGCCGCGGATCAGCTCGACCAGCTCCATCTGCGGCACCGGATTCATGAAATGAATGCCGATGAAGCGCTCGGGACGGTCGGTCGAGGCGGCGAGCCGGGTGATCGAGATCGACGAGGAGTTGGTGGCGACGATCGCTTCCGGCTTCAATACCGCGCAGAGTTCGTGAAAGATCTTGCGTTTGACCTCTTCCTTTTCGACCGCGGTCTCGATCACAAGATCGCAATCCGAAAGCCCGTCGAGCGTCTCGGTGGAGGTAATCCGGTCCAGCGCCTTCTTGCGCGCGTCCTCGGTGATGACCTGCTTGGCAACCTGGCGCGACAAATGACCGTTGATGGTCGCCATCGCCGATTTCAGCCGTTCGTCGGAGACGTCGTTGAGCACCACGTCCAAGCCGGCGAGCGCCGCCACATGCGCAATCCCGTGGCCCATCTGGCCCGAGCCGATCACGCCGACCTTCTTGATTGTCACCGCCATTTTGTCATCCACCGGAACGGCGCGCATATCGCGCCTGTTCATCTCTAAACCTCAGCTACGATATCATCAGACGCGAGGTTTCAGTCCCACCATTGGCACGTATTCTTCACGCGAAGCTTAATCCCCTTCGCCCGCATCCGCTTAAGGTAAACACCGGCCGGACGTTTGCGCGTCCGGCCGGTGTTCCGTTACTTGCCGAGCTTGCCGAGCGCGTCGGTCAGTTCAGGAACCGCCTGATAGAGGTCCGCGACCAAGCCGTAATCGGCGACCTGGAAGATCGGCGCGTCTTCATCCTTGTTGATCGCAACGATCACCTTGGAATCCTTCATGCCGGCGAGATGCTGGATCGCGCCGGAGATGCCGATTGCGACATATAGTTCCGGAGCGACCACCTTGCCGGTCTGGCCAACCTGCCAGTCGTTGGGCGCATAGCCGGCATCGACCGCGGCGCGAGAGGCGCCGACGCCGGCGCTGAGCTTGTCGGCGAGCGGCTCGATATATTTGGCAAAGTTCTCGCGGCTCTGCATGGCGCGGCCGCCGGAAACGATGATTTTTGCCGAGGTCAGTTCCGGACGGTCGCTCTTTGCCACCTCTTCGCCGATGAAGCTGGAGAGGCCCGGATCAGCCGCAGCGGCGACGTCCTCCACCGGAGCACTGCCGCCCTCACCCGCCGCGGCAAAGGTCGAAGTCCGCACCGTGATGACCTTCTTGGCGTCCTTGGACTTCACCGTCTGGATCGCGTTGCCGGCATAGATCGGCCGCTCGAAGGTATCGGGCGAAACCACCTTGATGATCTCGGACACCTGCATCACGTCGAGCAGAGCTGCGACGCGCGGCATCACGTTCTTGAAGCGCGAGGTCGCAGGCGCGACGAAGGCGTCATAGCCAGGGGCCAGCGACACGATCAGCGCGGCCAGCGGCTCGGCTAGATCATGGGCATAGACGGCATTGTCCGCCAGCAGCACCTTCTTGATGCCGGCAAGCTTGGCTGCGGCATCGGCCGCACCCTTGGCGTTCTCGCCGGCGACCAGCACGTGCACGTCGGCGCCGAGCGCAGCGGCTGCCGTCAGCGCCTTGGTGGTCGCATCCTTGATCGACGCGTTGTCGTGTTCGGCAATCAATAGCGTCGTCATCAGAGAACCCCGGCTTCGGTCTTGAGTTTGGAAACGAGCTCAGCGACGTCCTTGACCTTGACGCCGCCCTTGCGACCGGGCGGTTCCGCTGTCTTGAGCACTTCGAGATGCGGCGTGAGATCGACGCCGTAATCGGCGGCGCTCTTGTCGTCGATCGGCTTCTTCTTCGCCTTCATGATGTTGGGCAGCGACGCATAGCGCGGCTCGTTCAGCCGCAGGTCGGTGGTGACGATCGCCGGTCCCTTCAGCTTCACGGTCTGCAGGCCGCCGTCGACCTCGCGCGTAACCTTGAAGTCGGAGCCTTCAACTTCGAGCTTGGAGGCAAACGTCGCCTGCGACCAGCCGAGCAGCGCGGCCAGCATCTGGCCGGTCTGGTTCGAGTCGTCATCGATCGCCTGCTTGCCGAGAATGATGAGGCCGGGCTTCTCGGCATCCGCTACGGCTTTGAGAAGCTTCGCGACCGCCAGCGGCTCGACATTACCTTCGGCCTTGACGAGGATGCCGCGGTCGGCGCCCATGGCGAGACCGGTCCGGATCGTCTCCGAGGCCTGCGCCGGGCCAATCGACACCACCACCACCTCGGTCGCCTTGCCGGCTTCCTTCAGCCGCAACGCTTCCTCGACGGCGATTTCGTCGAATGGATTCATCGACATCTTCACGTTAGCGAGTTCCACGCCGGTTCCGTCGCTCTTGACGCGGACCTTGACGTTGAAATCGACCACCCGCTTTACCGGCACAAGAACCTTCATCGATCCTCTTTCGCTTGAATTCTGGGGTTTGATCAGCTTGTTATTAGCTTGGGCGCGGAACCTAAAGGTCCCGCTATCGGCGGTCAACGCGCGAAAGCCAAAAATCGGCCCCCGAAGGCCCTACCTTCAAG
This region includes:
- the lptM gene encoding LPS translocon maturation chaperone LptM — protein: MISNYRPSSSGWAIILLSVTALALGGCGRKGGLDLPPSAPPQAQATSDTEAERAAQPGVFNSTYGSEAGPSAPKGGKKKFVLDPLLD
- the argH gene encoding argininosuccinate lyase, with amino-acid sequence MSNKMWGGRFSERPDAIMEEINVSIDVDRHLYAQDIAASKAHAAMLAAQGIITASDAKNIGKGLDTILSEIGKGSFDFKRALEDIHMNVESRLSELIGPAAGRLHTARSRNDQVATDFRLYVRDTIDETDAALAAFQHALAARALEHAATVMPGFTHLQTAQPVTFGHHLLAYVEMVARDRGRFADARKRLNESPLGAAALAGTSFPIDRPATARALGFDRPMANSLDAVSDRDFVLETLSAASIAAVHMSRFAEEIVIWTSPLVGLVRLSDKFTTGSSIMPQKRNPDAAELVRAKTGRVIGALNGLLIVMKGLPLAYQKDMQEDKQGAMEAFSALSLAIRAMTGMVLDLVPDENRMKAAAGEGYATATDLADWLVRTLKMPFRDAHHVTGRIVALASKQGVALHELPLKAMQEVEPKITADALRVLSVEASVKSRTSYGGTAPKNVLSQAKAWLKRLEKERKSG
- the tlpA gene encoding thiol:disulfide interchange protein TlpA — translated: MPEMSPPRPAPRRRIPIAIGAVAAAGVVGLGAFYGLGSFKRGTGGDPSCAAAVELARRISPLAHGEVAALTMATTPLRLPDLAFEDAEGKPRKLSEWRGKTVLVNLWATWCVPCRKEMPALENLQAKLGGKDFEVVAINIDTRDPEKPKNFLKEANLTRLGYFADQKAKVFQDLKNIGKALGMPTSVLVDGQGCEIATLAGPAEWASEDAIKLIKGAMQPMKAGP
- a CDS encoding putative motility protein; the protein is MDMMAMVSSMLAMQAAGTQQQIQTSIIKQNADAEKAAVQTLLGAPSTANLAPGVGGNLNIAA
- a CDS encoding 3-hydroxybutyryl-CoA dehydrogenase, which gives rise to MAVTIKKVGVIGSGQMGHGIAHVAALAGLDVVLNDVSDERLKSAMATINGHLSRQVAKQVITEDARKKALDRITSTETLDGLSDCDLVIETAVEKEEVKRKIFHELCAVLKPEAIVATNSSSISITRLAASTDRPERFIGIHFMNPVPQMELVELIRGIATDDLTFDTAREFVTKLGKQIAVSEDFPAFIVNRILLPMINEAIYTLYEGVGNVEAIDAAMKLGAHHPMGPLELADFIGLDTCLSIMQVLHEGLADSKYRPCPLLVKYVEAGWLGRKTQRGFYDYRGDKPVPTR
- a CDS encoding electron transfer flavoprotein subunit alpha/FixB family protein, whose translation is MTTLLIAEHDNASIKDATTKALTAAAALGADVHVLVAGENAKGAADAAAKLAGIKKVLLADNAVYAHDLAEPLAALIVSLAPGYDAFVAPATSRFKNVMPRVAALLDVMQVSEIIKVVSPDTFERPIYAGNAIQTVKSKDAKKVITVRTSTFAAAGEGGSAPVEDVAAAADPGLSSFIGEEVAKSDRPELTSAKIIVSGGRAMQSRENFAKYIEPLADKLSAGVGASRAAVDAGYAPNDWQVGQTGKVVAPELYVAIGISGAIQHLAGMKDSKVIVAINKDEDAPIFQVADYGLVADLYQAVPELTDALGKLGK
- a CDS encoding electron transfer flavoprotein subunit beta/FixA family protein: MKVLVPVKRVVDFNVKVRVKSDGTGVELANVKMSMNPFDEIAVEEALRLKEAGKATEVVVVSIGPAQASETIRTGLAMGADRGILVKAEGNVEPLAVAKLLKAVADAEKPGLIILGKQAIDDDSNQTGQMLAALLGWSQATFASKLEVEGSDFKVTREVDGGLQTVKLKGPAIVTTDLRLNEPRYASLPNIMKAKKKPIDDKSAADYGVDLTPHLEVLKTAEPPGRKGGVKVKDVAELVSKLKTEAGVL